One region of Drosophila kikkawai strain 14028-0561.14 chromosome 2R, DkikHiC1v2, whole genome shotgun sequence genomic DNA includes:
- the Toll-7 gene encoding toll-like receptor 7, which translates to MPPPVLLLPLLLSWSCLGLGAVAVAGAGAVAASQESKGADSSSSASASAIMGAGSGAAATVSLSGDYSSLLSNPGQAGGQSGTSPAPSAAAVPPSGPGNQCSWSYNGTSSVLCSLRLIERQPGLDLQGADGSSQLSIQCSDLYLFESTLPVAVFARLQTLEALRLDSCKLLQLPNNAFEGLGTLKVLHLSTRNAEWGATRSLELFPDSLGGLKQLTELDLGDNNLRQLPAGFLCPVGNLQVLNLTRNRIRTAEQLGFADMSCAAAGTGSAGSELQVLDASHNELRSISESWGISRLRRLQHLNLAHNNLSELSGEALAGLASLRIVNLSNNHLETLPEGLFAGSKELREIHLQHNELYELPRGLFHRLEQLLVVDLSGNQLTSNHVDNTTFAGLIRLIVLNLAHNALTRIDYRTFKELYFLQILNLRNNSIGHIEDNAFLPLYNLHTLNLAENRLHTLDDRLFNGLYVLSKLTLNNNLISVVEPAVFKNCSDLKELDLSSNQLNEVPRALQDLAMLRTLDLGENQIRTFDNQSFKNLHQLTGLRLIDNQIGNITVGMFQDLPRLSVLNLAKNRIQSIERGSFDKNFELEAIRLDRNFLSDINGVFATLVSLLWLNLSENHLVWFDYAFIPSNLKWLDIHGNYIEALGNYYKLQEEIRVKTLDASHNRITEIGPMSIPNTIELLFINNNLIGSVLPNAFVDKANLARVDLYANQLSKLQLQQLRVAPVVAPKPLPEFYLGGNPFECDCTMDWLQRINNLTTRQHPRVMDMANIECVMPHARGAAVRPLAALRPQDFLCRYESHCFALCHCCDFDACDCEMTCPSNCTCYHDQIWSTNVVDCGGQQTTELPRRVPMDSSVVYLDGNIFPVLKNHAFIGRKNLRALYVNGSQVAGIQNRTFASLASLQLLHLADNRLRTLHGYEFEQLSALRELYLQNNQLTTIENATLAPLAALELLRIDGNRLMTLPIWQLHATHFGSRLRSISLGRNPWSCRCQFLQALTAYVADNALIVQDAQDIYCMAAGGGSSGMDLSSSSIDEGSLEKRELDFNATGAACTDYYSGGSMLQHGIPESYIPLLAAALALLFLLVVIAMVFAFRESLRIWLFAHYGVRVFGPRCEESEKLYDAVLLHSAKDSEFVCQHLAAQLETGRPPLRVCLQHRDLAHDATHYQLLEATRVSRRVVILLTRNFLQTEWARCELRRSVHDALRGRPQKLVIIEEPEVAFEAESDIELLPYLKTSAVHRIRRSDRHFWEKLRYALPVDYPTFRGNNYTLELDHHNHERVKQPASPGLLYRQAPPPAYCGPPEGAPPQGGAVVTASVPAEQNYSTATTATPSPRPQRREQQQGSGSGSGSGTGGHHLHAQYYQHHGMRPPSEHIYSSIDSDYSTLDNEQHMLMMPAGHGLEAAQRAQTWRPKREQLHHQQAQAGTLGSKANQQQQQQQQQQQQQQHQTVSSGQQQGPHVQAYLV; encoded by the coding sequence ATGCCGCCGCCCGTCctgctgctcccgctgctACTCTCCTGGAGCTGTCTGGGATTGGGAGCGGTAGCGGTAGCGGGTGCCGGAGCGGTAGCGGCTTCCCAGGAGTCCAAGGGAGCGGACTCCTCctccagtgccagtgccagcgCCATAATGGGCGCCGGTTCCGGGGCAGCCGCCACAGTATCGCTCTCCGGCGACTACTCCTCGCTGCTGTCCAATCCGGGACAGGCAGGTGGCCAGTCCGGCACCTCGCCAGCTCCCTCGGCGGCCGCAGTCCCGCCCAGCGGACCGGGCAACCAGTGCTCGTGGTCCTACAACGGCACCAGCTCGGTGCTCTGCTCCCTGCGCCTGATCGAACGCCAGCCGGGCCTGGATCTCCAGGGCGCCGATGGCAGTAGCCAGCTGAGCATCCAGTGCAGCGACCTGTACCTCTTCGAGTCCACGCTCCCGGTGGCCGTCTTCGCGCGCCTGCAGACCCTGGAGGCTCTGCGGCTGGACTCCTGCAAGCTGCTCCAGCTGCCCAACAACGCTTTCGAGGGCCTGGGCACTCTGAAGGTGCTGCACCTGAGCACCCGGAACGCGGAGTGGGGAGCCACGCGATCCCTGGAGCTGTTCCCCGACTCGCTCGGAGGGCTGAAGCAGCTGACCGAACTGGATCTGGGGGACAACAACCTGAGGCAGCTGCCCGCGGGCTTCCTGTGCCCGGTGGGCAACCTGCAGGTGCTGAATCTCACCCGTAACCGCATCCGCACCGCCGAGCAGCTGGGATTCGCGGACATGAGCTGTGCGGCAGCAGGAACAGGGAGTGCCGGGAGCGAGCTCCAGGTGCTGGACGCCAGTCACAACGAGCTGCGCTCTATAAGCGAAAGCTGGGGAATCTCGCGGCTGAGGAGGCTGCAGCACCTCAACCTGGCGCACAATAACCTCTCGGAGCTGTCGGGCGAGGCTCTGGCCGGACTGGCCTCGCTGAGAATCGTGAATTTAAGCAACAACCACTTGGAGACGCTGCCAGAGGGCCTGTTTGCCGGCAGCAAGGAGCTCCGCGAGATCCACCTGCAGCACAACGAGCTGTATGAGCTGCCACGCGGGCTGTTCCATCGtctggagcagctgctggtggtggATCTGTCTGGCAACCAGCTGACCTCAAACCATGTGGACAACACCACCTTCGCGGGCCTAATCCGCCTGATTGTGCTGAACCTGGCTCACAACGCCCTCACCCGGATCGACTACCGCACCTTTAAGGAGCTGTATTTCCTGCAGATCCTAAACCTGCGCAACAACTCCATTGGCCATATAGAGGACAATGCCTTCCTGCCGCTGTACAACCTGCACACCCTAAATCTCGCCGAGAACCGGCTGCATACCCTGGATGACCGTCTTTTCAATGGCCTGTATGTGCTTTCCAAGCTGACGCTAAACAACAACTTAATCAGCGTGGTGGAGCCAGCGGTGTTCAAGAACTGCTCGGATCTCAAGGAGCTGGACCTCAGCTCTAATCAGCTGAATGAGGTGCCGCGGGCCCTGCAGGACCTGGCCATGCTGCGCACCCTCGACCTGGGCGAGAACCAGATCCGCACCTTCGACAACCAGAGCTTCAAGAATCTGCACCAGCTGACCGGGCTGCGGCTGATAGACAACCAGATTGGTAACATCACCGTGGGCATGTTCCAAGACCTGCCCCGCCTGAGTGTCCTTAACCTGGCCAAGAACCGCATCCAGAGCATTGAGCGTGGCTCCTTTGACAAAAATTTCGAGCTGGAGGCCATTCGGTTGGACAGAAACTTCCTCTCGGACATAAATGGGGTCTTTGCCACTCTGGTTTCGCTGCTCTGGCTGAATCTCTCCGAGAACCACCTGGTTTGGTTCGATTATGCCTTTATACCCTCGAACCTCAAGTGGCTGGACATCCATGGCAACTACATCGAGGCCCTGGGCAACTACTACAAGCTGCAGGAGGAGATCCGAGTCAAGACGCTGGATGCCTCGCACAACCGCATCACGGAGATTGGTCCCATGTCCATTCCAAACACCATCGAGCTGCTGTTCATCAACAACAACCTCATCGGCAGCGTGCTGCCCAATGCCTTTGTGGACAAGGCCAACTTGGCCCGCGTCGATCTCTACGCCAATCAGCTGAGcaagctccagctccagcagctCCGTGTGGCTCCCGTGGTGGCTCCTAAGCCCCTGCCCGAGTTCTACTTGGGCGGGAATCCCTTCGAGTGCGACTGCACCATGGATTGGCTGCAGCGAATCAACAACCTGACCACTCGCCAGCATCCGCGTGTCATGGACATGGCCAACATTGAGTGCGTCATGCCTCATGCCCGCGGCGCTGCAGTGCGTCCGCTGGCGGCCCTGCGGCCTCAGGACTTCCTCTGCCGCTACGAGTCGCATTGCTTCGCGCTGTGCCACTGCTGCGACTTCGACGCCTGCGACTGCGAGATGACCTGCCCCAGCAACTGCACCTGCTACCACGACCAGATCTGGTCCACCAATGTCGTTGACTGCGGTGGCCAGCAGACCACGGAGCTGCCGCGTCGTGTGCCTATGGACTCCAGTGTGGTTTACTTGGATGGCAACATTTTCCCAGTGCTAAAGAACCACGCCTTCATCGGGCGGAAGAACCTGAGGGCGCTGTATGTGAACGGCAGTCAGGTGGCGGGCATCCAGAACCGCACCTTCGCCAGCCTGGCCTCGCTGCAGTTGCTCCACCTGGCCGACAACCGGCTGCGCACGCTGCATGGCTACGAGTTCGAGCAGCTCTCCGCCTTGAGGGAGCTCTATCTGCAGAACAACCAGCTGACCACCATTGAGAACGCCACCCTGGCCCCGCTGGCCGCCCTGGAGCTGCTCCGCATCGATGGCAATCGCCTTATGACTTTGCCCATCTGGCAGCTCCATGCCACACACTTTGGCTCCCGACTGCGCTCCATCAGCCTAGGCAGAAATCCCTggagctgccgctgccagTTCCTGCAGGCCCTCACAGCCTATGTGGCGGACAACGCTTTGATTGTCCAGGATGCTCAGGACATCTACTGCATGGCAGCCGGAGGCGGAAGCTCTGGAATGGATTTAAGCTCCTCCTCAATCGATGAGGGATCTCTGGAGAAGAGGGAACTGGATTTCAATGCCACAGGAGCCGCCTGCACGGACTACTATTCCGGTGGATCCATGCTGCAGCACGGCATTCCCGAGTCGTACATCCCACTCCTGGCTGCTGCCCTGGCTCTGCTCTTTCTGCTGGTGGTCATTGCCATGGTCTTCGCCTTCCGGGAGTCGCTGAGAATCTGGCTGTTTGCCCACTACGGCGTGCGGGTGTTTGGACCGCGATGCGAGGAGTCTGAGAAGCTCTACGATGCCGTGCTCCTGCACTCGGCCAAGGACTCGGAATTTGTGTGCCAGCATCTGGCTGCCCAGCTGGAAACGGGACGACCTCCCCTGCGGGTCTGCTTGCAGCACCGAGACTTGGCCCACGACGCCACCCACTACCAGTTGCTGGAGGCCACTCGAGTCTCGCGGCGCGTGGTGATCCTGTTGACCCGGAACTTCCTTCAGACCGAGTGGGCCCGCTGCGAGCTGAGGCGCTCCGTGCACGATGCCCTGCGAGGAAGGCCTCAGAAACTGGTGATCATCGAGGAGCCGGAGGTGGCCTTCGAGGCGGAGAGCGATATTGAACTGCTGCCTTACCTCAAGACCTCGGCAGTGCACCGCATCCGCCGCTCGGACCGCCACTTCTGGGAGAAGTTGCGCTACGCCCTGCCCGTGGACTACCCCACTTTTCGGGGCAACAACTACACCCTGGAGCTGGACCACCACAACCACGAGCGGGTGAAGCAGCCAGCCAGTCCTGGACTGCTTTACCGCCAGGCTCCGCCACCCGCCTACTGCGGTCCGCCAGAAGGAGCGCCGCCGCAGGGAGGAGCCGTGGTCACAGCATCGGTGCCAGCGGAGCAGAACTACTCCACGGCCACCACAGCCACGCCGAGTCCCAGGCCACAGCGcagggagcagcagcagggatCCGGGTCAGGATCTGGCTCGGGAACGGGAGGCCATCATCTGCATGCCCAGTACTACCAGCATCATGGGATGCGGCCGCCCTCGGAGCacatctactccagcatcgaCTCGGACTACTCGACCCTGGACAATGAGCAGCACATGCTGATGATGCCGGCAGGTCACGGGTTGGAGGCTGCTCAAAGGGCACAGACCTGGAGGCCCAAGCGGGAGCAGCTGCACCATCAGCAGGCCCAGGCCGGCACCCTGGGCTCCAAGGcaaaccagcagcagcagcaacagcaacagcagcagcagcagcagcaacaccagacAGTGTCCagtggccagcagcagggaCCGCATGTCCAGGCGTATCTGGTGTAA